The DNA sequence ACGAGGACACCGTCTACGTGGCGGCGGTCTCGGGCACGGTCAGCGATGTGACGGCGGCCGCCGCGGCGCCGCCCGAGGAGGACTGATGCGGGTCGCGATCGCGGGTGCGGGCGCCGTCGGGCGGTCCATCGCGCTGGAGCTGGTCGAGTCCGACCACCGGGTCATGCTGATCGAGCGCGAGCTGACCCACATCGACCCGAACTCGGTCCCCGAGGCCGAGTGGGTGCACGCCGACGCCTGCGAGCTTTCGTCGCTGGAGGACGCCGGCATCGAGGGCTGCGACGTCGTGATCGCCGCGACCGGCGACGACAAGGTCAACCTGGTGGTGTCGCTGCTGGCGAAGACCGAGTTCGGGGTCCGCCGGGTGGTCGCCAGGGTGAACGACCCGCGCAACGAGTGGCTGTTCGGGGAGAACTGGGGCGTCGACGTCGCGGTGTCGACGCCGCGGCTGCTGGCGGCGCTGGTCGAGGAGGCCGTCGCCGTCGGCGACCTGGTGCGGCTGCTGACGCTGCGTCAGGGGCAGGCGAACCTCGTCGAGGTGACGCTGCCCGAGGACACCCCGCTGGCCGGGCGGCCGGTGCGGGTGCTGGAGCTCCCGACGGACTCAGCGCTGGTGACGATCCTGCGCGGCGGCCGGGTCATCGTGCCGCAGCCCGACGACGCCCTGGAGGGCGGCGACGAGCTGCTGTTCGTGGCGACGACGGCGGTCGAGGAGGACATCCGCGCCGCTCTCCTGTGACCCTGCCTCTCCCACCCCGCCGGGGGGACCGGCACCCGGGGCGCCCCGCGTGCCAGTGCCGCTCAGGCGGTCGCGGGGCGGGCGCGCTCGGCGCGGCGCACGATGAGGATCGTGGCCAGGATCGCGACCCCGGTGAGCGGGTAGCCCATCGCGAGCCGCGCGACGCCCAGCCAGGTCTCGGAGTCGGCGTGGTACAGCCCGCCCTGCACCACGACCTTCGCGAGGAAGGTCCCCGCCCACACCGCGGTGGCCCAGCCGTAGGCGCGGACCAGGTGGGGGTCTGCGCGCCACTCGGTGCCGTGTCCGTTGATGCCGTGCCAGATCACCCCGGCCAGCGGCCAGCGGGCGATGATCGAGACCAGCGCGACGACACCGAGGGCGCCGCTGTAGAGCAGGCCCGGCAGGTAGAACCCGCGGGCCTCCCCGGTCCGGCTCGCGACCAGCGCGCAGATGCCGACCCCGAACAGGCCGGAGATCGCCGGCATCACCGGGTCACGGCGGACGAGGCGCCACAGCAGTACGAGCACTCCGGCGCCGAGCGCCGCGACGATCGCGGTCCGCAGGTCGGAGAGCACGTTCGCGAGGACGAACACCACGACCGGGATGGTCGAGGCGACGATCCCGGTCACCCCGCCCATCTGTTCCAGCAGGGTCGGGGTCGGCGCCTCCGGGGTGGACTCCGCCGGTCCCCCGGTCCGGTCCGGTTCCGGTGCGGCGGCGTGCGCCGGTGCCGTCACCGGCCGGCCGAGGGGCGCGGTCCGGTCCTGCGGGTCGACGTCGGTGACATGCGGGATCCGGGTGGTCGGGGCGTCGTGGTGGTGGTCGTTCAAGCCGGTCCGATCCGTCGGCTCAGGAGCAGGCCGCGAGGGTCCCGCGGGTCACTGCGCCTGGCAGATCTCGTAGTACGGGTTGTAGAGCACCTTGCGGCCGTCGCGGACCGAGATCCGGCCACGGACCCGCATGGTGCGTCCGGCCTCGATACCGGGGATGCTGCGCCGGCCCATCCAGACCAGGGTGACGCCGTCGGTCCCGTCGAACAGCTCGGCCTTCAGGGTGGCGTCGGCACTCTGCGGAGAGAGGTCGACGCTGCGGATCCGGCCGAGCATCGTGACCTCTTCGCCGCAGGCACAGTCGCGGGCCGGTCGTGCACCGGTCTCCTCGACGTCCTCGGCGAGGTCGCGCGCGTCGAGTTCGTCGACGTCGCTGGTGAGTTTGCGGAGCATCCGGCGGAACGCTCCGCCATCCGTGCTGCCCATGTCTCTCCTCGGCCGTGTCCGGTACCGGCCCGGGGTCACCGGACCCTCCGGTGACCCGCACTCGCGCGGCAACACGACAGGGTGTCGTGGTGGCGTCGAGAGCGTAACGCGCGGATGCCCCGGTTTGTGCCCGCGGCGGCCCCGACCTCCCGGTCACCGCCCCGGCGACCGGCTCGCGGGCCGCGCCCGGTGGTCGACGGGCGGGTGCGGGCCGGGCGTACCGGACACCCGCGCCCATCCCGCTGCCGCTCAGTCCCGCCGGTGCCGTCCGAGGTCGCGGGGACCGGTGCCGCCCGCGCGCCGACCGGACGGCCACTGGCCGGTGAGCCCGGACCCGCCCGCGGCCCGCCCGGCGTCGAGCCCATCGGAGGTGCCGTCGGCGCGCTGGCCCGCGGTGCGGGCCGGGTCCGCGGGCGCGGGGTCGTCGGTGCGGGCCGCGGCCCGTCCGGCGGCGGCCCGACTCGCGCGGTAGTCGGCCAGCCCCGTGACACCGCCGTGCCCGTTGGTGCGGTCGGCACCCGGTCCGTCGGCGTGCGGCCCGCGGTCGGCCGACGCGCTGCGCAGCAGGTCCTGCAGGGCACTGCGTGCCTCGTCGGCCGAGGTGGGACCGCCTCCGTGCCAGGGGCGGTCCGCATCGGCCGCGGCCCGGAACAGATCGTCCCCGCCCGGGCCCGGCGCGGCGCGGCCGTCGGTGCCCGGCTCGGCACCGCCCGGTTCCGGCGCGCCCGGTCGGGTCCGGTCGCCGGTCGCCGGGCCCTCCGTCGCCGACCGGTCCGCCGCCCGGTCGCCGTCCCCGCTGCCGTACGGGCCCGGCGCCGCCGGGTACGCGGCCGGTTCCGGGTCGTGGTCCGGGCCGCGCGACGTGGAGCCGGTGGGCGCGGGACCGGCGGTGCTTCTCCCCGTGGAGGGCGCGTCGCCGGGTTCGCGGCGGCGTCCACCGCCTGCGGGGGCGTCGAGGGCGACGGCGGCGAGCAGGTCCGCCACCGAGGTGCCCGCACCGGCGCCGTGCCGGCCGGACCGGCGGCTGGCGGCGATCTCGGCGGACAGCCAGCCGTCGTCGTCCGGGGTGGGGTCGGTGGGTGCCGTGTGGCCGGGCGCGTCCGCGGTGGGCCGGGCGCCCCGCCGACGACGGGTGGGCGCCGGTGCGGCGGGCTCGGT is a window from the Pseudonocardia sp. HH130629-09 genome containing:
- a CDS encoding potassium channel family protein, which codes for MRVAIAGAGAVGRSIALELVESDHRVMLIERELTHIDPNSVPEAEWVHADACELSSLEDAGIEGCDVVIAATGDDKVNLVVSLLAKTEFGVRRVVARVNDPRNEWLFGENWGVDVAVSTPRLLAALVEEAVAVGDLVRLLTLRQGQANLVEVTLPEDTPLAGRPVRVLELPTDSALVTILRGGRVIVPQPDDALEGGDELLFVATTAVEEDIRAALL
- a CDS encoding DUF3159 domain-containing protein gives rise to the protein MNDHHHDAPTTRIPHVTDVDPQDRTAPLGRPVTAPAHAAAPEPDRTGGPAESTPEAPTPTLLEQMGGVTGIVASTIPVVVFVLANVLSDLRTAIVAALGAGVLVLLWRLVRRDPVMPAISGLFGVGICALVASRTGEARGFYLPGLLYSGALGVVALVSIIARWPLAGVIWHGINGHGTEWRADPHLVRAYGWATAVWAGTFLAKVVVQGGLYHADSETWLGVARLAMGYPLTGVAILATILIVRRAERARPATA
- a CDS encoding OB-fold nucleic acid binding domain-containing protein, giving the protein MGSTDGGAFRRMLRKLTSDVDELDARDLAEDVEETGARPARDCACGEEVTMLGRIRSVDLSPQSADATLKAELFDGTDGVTLVWMGRRSIPGIEAGRTMRVRGRISVRDGRKVLYNPYYEICQAQ